Genomic window (Microcaecilia unicolor chromosome 8, aMicUni1.1, whole genome shotgun sequence):
gaaacacaggaagggatGGGGACCGGAGATGAGAAAATGTggaaatttgtttttattaaaaccggctgaagcggggaacagtggtgattttagggggggggggggcaagggcgcccatacaggacgctcctgacaagcgcctttgccccctcccgatctatttgaatttttttttttgtttcggttagtgcagggggaagtggggaactaACGGTTTGTGTtttatgtaactttttttttttttttttacttgccagcttgcatttttaaggtgcaggagggagcggggagatgacagctcaggcctgagCGACAGGTCTGAGATCTCGCTAAATTTCTCACGTTAAATGATTCGTtagaatcgtcggtatggttagtgcattgcgaattgtctacatttcaatggtagtttctggtttgcattccgttttcgttatctgctagcggcttcagaaaaaggcctataatgcatgcaacggtggcAAATTttgtcgttaaagggtcgttagagttttgtgcatctaggcccCAGTTCCTCCCCAGTTCTCAGCCCAGTTCCTCCACAGTTCTCAGCTACTTCCCCACTCCAGCAGCAGGACAAGGCAACCAGTCACTTACTACATGGACTGAAAGGGCTGGCTCAGCTGGGGATGATTCACAATTCccaccccattgctttgtcttgCTGCAGTACTAATGCTGTGAGTGTAAGAATACCCCTGCCATTCTTCTTCCTCTTGTGGGGGCGCGCTAGTACTAACTCTAGCACTAGGGGTTCTGGCCTCAGGGGGAGGAGGAACTGATCTGTCGATATTTACCTGAGCTTGCTGACTGCGTACTACCTTGCCCTCATTTAATCCCTGCTTTTTATATATCTGCCACATTTCGGATGTGGGGATACCATCCAATTTTTCTCGAGCTACCCCATCCTTCAACAAGGCAATAAACATTTCTTTTCTGGAGGCTCGATTAGTCCCATCACCTTCCtttcccccccttctgtccccgaTCAGATATTTTTGGGCCCCACTCCCCAAGGTCTCCTAACTGCTGCAACTTTTCCATCACATCCCAAATGGGGTTCCCTGTTTCATTAATTAATAAGGTCATGATTACCTGCTTACATGCAGGAGGAGCAGTCAATCAATTTATTTTGGACACTGACAGACAATGCTATCTGAGAAAAAGTATCTGCCTGCCCTACAAAAATTGCTGTTTTCATcccttcctcctttattctttgcaCACAATACCAGGGACGCTGATTCCCAGGCCAATCTGCTTCTGTAGGATACTTGCAATTACACCCTTCCACTACTAATTCTAACATAGTGGTATTATTATTATAGGGTCTCCCATCTACTGGGGGATGTCCCTGAAAATCCCGAAAAGCTGCCTGCACATAGGGTTCCTTACTCAATGTAATAAATTTCTTACAGTCCATTATATCCAACTTAATATCAGCTGCCCCCAACTCATAAATATGCACAATCCAGGCAAGCAAAGCTTCCCCCCGATCTCTGCTGAAATCTCTCTATCAAATCAGCAACTTCATTTTGGGTGTAATCTTCCACTAGATCCTTTCTTTGATACACTCCCTGGGCATCTTGTATCATGCGCCTCCGTTCTATCGGGTgcgctttttttttctcctttaactTTTGGAGGGGACGTGAAATCTTCGGGATCCTCACTTGACTCTGAGGTTGAGGTGCCCCAATTGTCCCCATCCCAAGAATCAGGGTCAAAAGACAGCCCTGCTTTAGCAATACATAAACGTACCTTCTTTTTGTTAACTTTCCCTTTTCGCTTTTTGTATTTATACTGTGCCACCCTTACTGCAGCACGCTCAGCAATGGTCTGATATGTATCCAGCTTATCAGCTAACAATTTATTTTGACAATTAAGCATTACATTTTGACTATGCAAGTCATACATTTGGCACTCTAATTCTGcaatttttctatgctgttcatcatgGTTCTGATGGATTTTCCGATAAGCGGTTAACAGAATCCATCCACGCCTTCTGACAGAATATTGTTCTATCTTAATTTTTTGCATACATCTAACCACATCTAAGGGTTCTAACCCCTTTAAACAGGAGTCCCACTCCTTACACAAACCTGCACATTTTGACCACTCAGTGGCTATTATATCATATGGTACTGCATCCCATCCTGGGATCTCAATAACACTCTCCGCTTTATTTTTCCCAATTTTTTGCTTAAAAAATTCCATTCCCCTCTACGAACCCTGCTCGCAGCGCCAACTACtgtattgctttggtattgcagcctgctcacttgatcaccacagactgctcaaagactaaaatactacagattcttttagattcgtattgggtaaatggaactctttatttgcactttaattggagagtgtatatgccattattgttactgcatcacgatgattaagaaatacacacactaatcgagtacattactaaaggaaggctatagaaaagttatatacagtgggggaaataagtatttgatcccttgctgattttgtaagtttgcccactgacaaagacatgagcagcccataattgaagggtaggttattggtaacagtgagagatagcacatcacaaattaaatccggaaaatcacattgtggaaagtatatgaatttatttgcattctgcagagggaaataagtatttaatccctctggcaaacaagacctaatacttggtggcaaaacccttgttggcaagcacagcggtcagacgtcttctgtagttgatgatgaggtttgcacacatgtcaggaggaattttgatccactcctctttgcagatcatctctaaatcattaagagttctgggctgtcgcttggcaactcgcatcttcagctccctccataagttttcaatgggattaaggtctggtgactggctaggccactccatgaccctaatgtgcttcttcctgagccactcctttgttgccttggctgtatgttttgggtcattgtcgtgctggaagacccagccacgacccatttttaaggccctggcggagggaaggaggttgtcactcagaattgtacggtacatggccccatccattctcccattgatgcggtgaagtagtcctgtgcccttagcagagaaacacccccaaaacataacatttccacctccatgcttgatagtggggacggtgttctttgggtcataggcagcatttctcttcctccaaacacggcaagttgagttcatgccaaagagctcaatttttgtctcatctgaccacagcaccttctcccaatcactctcggcatcatccaggtgttcactggcaaacttcagacgggccgtcacatgtgccttccggagcagggggaccttgcgggcactgcaggattgcaatccgttatgtcgtaatgtgttaccaatggttttcgtggtgacagtggtcccagctgccttgagatcattgacaagttccccccttgtagttgtaggctgatttctaaccttcctcatgatcaaggataccccacgaggtgagattttgcgtggagccccagatctttgtcgattgacagtcattttgtacttcttccattttcttactatggcaccaacagttgtctccttctcgcccagcgtcttactgatggttttgtagcccattccagccttgtgcaggtgtatgatcttgtccctgacatccttagacagctccttgctcttggccattttgtagaggttagagtctgactgattcactgagtctgtggacaggtgtctttcatacaggtgaccattgccgacagctgtctgtcatgcaggtaacgagttgatttggagcatctacctggtctgtaggggccagatctcttactggttggtgggggatcaaatacttatttccctctgcagaatgcaaataaattcatatactttccacaatgtgattttccggatttaatttgtgatgtgctatctctcactgttaccaataacctacccttcaattatgggctgctcatgtctttgtcagtgggcaaacttacaaaatcagcaagggatcaaatacttatttcccccactgtatatatatacatacatacatcatcactggtcaggaattacatcattcaggcccttatctcatcagctgggggggcccgttgcagcgaaaagcccgaagtctccatatgaccaggaacaagtcttttctgcacgatgcatccatccacagaatgagccccaaggctctgttgcaaaaagccccctttttattaagctaaaacttatccaggaatgtacatgaggtttcagtcatatgctctcagttcaggtaaacaaaccactggccaggtggcttatctcctGAACCTCAAGCATACCCTGCCTCCCTCCTGCGCAAGCTGGCTTCAGAGACATTTCAACCTGTTCTTGAGATGCGtcttatctcatacattgtttCTGAGATGTGCTTTATCttatacattgttcttgagtgtgccttatctcatacattgtttTTGAGATGTTCCTTacattccagcctgttctttgagatatacaaggaaaatcacttttggtcaaagacagacgattttttaaaaatgtattatcaattaaagcaagactgaaaagcaatttttaatattttccatcacaatgcattaatgcttactgcagctttgttaaAGGGATTCAAGGTTTATTCTTTGTTTGGCTGAGTGTGCTTGGGGAAAGGAGATTATGTATGTAATGACAAGAATCGCTGTTTAAACAttatggaaataaataaaaagtcagtTCATATTCAGCAATTAAGCACTATAATGAAGACTGGCCAGAGCTGGTGAAGACACAGGAATCATGTGTTTCAAAGCCattacagggctccttttactaagctacattggtgcctacatgtgcccaatgcacgcaaaattggagttaccacctggttaccgcgtggcctttgtagtaatttcaattttggcgcgcatctgaaaaatatttttcattttctggtgcgcatagtggacgtgcgccaagtggcatctgacatacgtaggtcattacccacagacccaaaatggacacatggcaattttgattttgccgcatgtccattttttttgggggggggggggagggaagaggccttttttacaggtgcgctgaaaaatgattctgtgcgcgcccaaaacccgcgcctacactaccgtaagccatttttcagcactgcttagtaaaaggaccccacagtttcCTGCTCACCTATTGCCAATGCTTTttttctagtttaaaaaaaaaaggtgccggtactcacacGCAGAGCTGTTTCTAAGGTgcagaggaccccttttactaagccacgtaggcgcctatgcacgcccaactcgcgccaaaatggactttccacacaactaccgcgtggctcttgtggtaatttcactttttggccgcatctgtaaaaaaaatttttatttgcgGATGCGCCACAAATGGCATCTGATGAGTGTAGGTCACTACCAcctaaattctttactgctaggtctatggctggcgggaaggtcagagaaccaaaatggacgcgtggcaattttgattttccccacacatattcccttatctcttgtttgtcctgtttgtctgtcctaattagattgtcgagcagggactgtctcttcatgttcaagtgtacagcgctgcgtacgtctagtagcgctatagaaatgataagtattagtaatcggcacttggcacgCTCCGATTGGTCACCACACGTGTagtgcgtgagtctttactgctagataaatgggtggcattaagggctcagaccggttttgggcgtgtgctggtttcatttttatcgcaggccttttacaaaggcgcgctgaaaattggTGTGCGGTAGTTTGGGGGGTTTCGGcatatgcagaatcatttttcagggcacctgtaaaaaaggccttttccccccgaaaatggatgtactactactactactacttatcatttctaaagcgctactagacgtacgcagcgctgtacacttgaacatgaagagacagtccctgctcatcagagcttacaatctaattaggacatacaaacaggacaaataagggataaggacaaagagtagcaagattccgtgcagaaccccaaagagtagcaagattccagaatcccacagtagcaagattctgtgtggaatcccaaagagtagcaagatttcggaatcccaaagtagtctttgggattctggaatcttgctactctttgtccttatccctcatttctcctgtttgtctgtcctaattagattgtaagctctgttgagcagggactgtctcttcatgttcaagtgtacagcgctgcgtacgtctagtagcgctttagaaatgataagtagtagtagtagtagtacatccattttcagggggaaaaggccttttttacaggcgccctgaaaaatgattctgcatatgCCAAAATCCCCCAAACTACCGCACAccaattttcagcgcgcctttgtaaaaggaccccagagtgacCCAAAACACCTGCCACCTTAGTGGCCACGCCTCATGCAATCAGCAACAGAGTCCATATAAAAGCAACACTGCAATACAGCAGTCCCTGGAGCTCCTGTTGCGAAAATAAGACAAGTTGGACAGCTTCAAAGCTCTAAATAGAACTCATAGCTCAGAAAATACCACACCTTAGTCACATGTGCAGAACATGTATGAAACCtcatcaaatacaaaacaaatgaCCATGAATTAGAAATAGAACAGGTGCAAACAAATGGAAGCTCCACGAAGCCGGACTGTGCCCGCAGTAGGACCTCcatatcagaggcgtagctaggtggggtgccaggggagcgatcgctcccccaaacagactttggACAGCaatggcacctatttttcaggcaGTCCATCACACCTACACAGTGCATGCGTgtgcctctcccctccccatggcgtcacaacctggctacgcttctgctctATGTTCCCCTATGGGGCTGTGGGGAATGGATGAAGACACTGCTtttcccatgggggggggggggggaggactctTTATGTAGATATTTGGGATGGTCTTTTTCATTAGTACTTGGAAACTATGAGTTACTTGTTGTAGGTGATGGgataggtgccagtactcagtaccgtCGAGATAGTACCCCCaggaaaaaaaagccctgcttcctgcagccctttaaaaaacccaaaacttcATCCCTCTCTGAGATgcagaagcctggaacagaaagaaTTGCCAGTTTCTACAGGTTGGCCTTAAATCTGTcctagaaaagggaaaaagaaaacaaaatatacaCCGAATGAATTAATGAAATAAAAGTCTGTTTGGCTTCTGTTTAATGTATTAGTTGTGATTTCTGATTAATATTAAGAAATAGAAAGGAGTGAAAACCTTGGCATTTCTAATGCTTTATGCATGGGCCCTGTTGACAATGACATCACTTTTATTAGATCGAAGTCAGTTACATAGGATAGATGCTAGGTTTCTCCTTCacctttccccccaaatttggatcTGATCAGTGCATGTTGGGAGATTTTATGGCACCTCAGATGGATAGACAGATTGATCTAGCCTGATCACAGTGAGAACTGTAATCCATGCCCATTGATCAGAAGGCTGTCACTGCACTTGGACTGACCTTGGGTCCATAAGTGAAGATATGAGAGAAAAGTGGAAAGCAATGATGGTCAGCTGTGGCTCAAATATGAATCTCATTAGTCAGAATGGAATGTTGAAAGCAGCATCTGATTAATCGGTTGGCCAAAGCAAAAAGTAATATGGATGGGCCGTCAGAAGATTTAATTTTCTGTCGTTCCCTGTGTCATTTCTGAGAATGTTTGTTTCAATCATTTtctttggtcatttttttttgtctcagtagcaaaatcattgaaTACACACTCTTCGGAAAAAGGGTGCCCTATTTCTGAAATAACGGGGCACTCCTTTCCTGATAGCATGCACATGAACGGTACTTACAAGtaaatgggataggaggcaatggattaggaattggtattGGACAAAAAaaggagggtagggttaaatggccatttctctcaacggaggtgggtgaatagtggagtgccacagggatctgtactgggactggagctatttaacatatttatacaagatctggaaaatggaatgacaagtgaggtgaataCATTTGCTGAtggtacaaaactattcagagttgtcaaaacacatgcggattgtgaaaaattgcaggaagaccttaggaaactgggagacgtccaaatggcaaatgaaagttAATGtcgacaaatgcaaagtgatgcacattggaaagaataatccaaaccatagttacccaatgctagggtccaccttgggggtcagcactcaagaaaaagatttaggtgccattgtagacaatacactgtaACCTTCTTCTCAGCGTGtgttggccaaaaaagcaaacagaatgctaggaattatttcaCTTTCCTTGGTAAATATGACGAagaattaggaaagagatggtgaataagaccgaaaatactataatgcctctgtatcgctccatggtgcaacctcacctagagtattgcgttccgttctggtcactgtacctcaaaaaagatatagtggaattagaaagaagagtggacaaaatgataaaggggatggacctcTTCTCATATAAGGAAATGCTAAaaggtttagggctcttcagcttggaaaagagacagctgaggggagataggattgaggtctacaaaatcctgagcggtgtagaacgagtagaggtGATTCGAATTTttccaaagactaggggacactcagggaaggtgcatggaaatacttttaaaacaaattggggaagatattttttcactcaatacatAGTTAAGCTCTttggggaaagggacttgatatactacttttctgtagttacaatcaaagtggtttatatagtatatataggtaGTAGCCAGATTATGCAAATTTTCTAGTCCCTGAAATAAGAACAAATGTGCTGCTCTCTCAGCAGAATTTAAGCAGCTTCTGTGTGTTGAGCTCCAGTGACACAAGTCTCTCACTTAACAGACAGATATCCTCATTTGGAAACACAGGTACTCAGGAATTGTGTTTGTTTAATTCTACCTTAATCCTTAAATGACTCCAGAATGTGTGCAGAAATAGCATGACAGGGAAGGTGTCAGAAGTGGCTCCTTCGTTAATGATGGGCAGAGACACCAGAAGATAAAATTATTAAATAGAAGTGCCTGTCAGCTCATCCCTGGCTCCACCCATGTCAGTGTTTAAATGTGGGCTTCGAGCAGTACGAGGATCAGACTCTAGAGACACAATGAAGACCATCGGTTCAATCGTCTTCCTGTCGGTGCTTCTAGCCTTCTGCACCGAGCTGGGCTCTGCATCGTTTCCTGGTATAAGTGAGTATAGCAGATACTTTTCGGAAACAGAATTGTGTTAGACCTGGCTGGTGAAGGCATCAAATTTTACTCATGAAAGAACGAATTGCTTTCATGAACTATGGGCAATGTGGACCTTCATTTTCAAAAGCAGATTGTTTTTGCAGCAAACCAGAATTTCCAAAATTTTTGGCAAGTTCTTACTTTTGACGTTCAGCTCTGGGTCTCCTTCAGAGGCATCAGAACGTTGCTTGTAGATGATCAAATTTCTTTTTGAAAGCTGGTGTTTAAcatttgtttaaaaatgatttcttGTGAGTGTTACTAATTGCTGAGTTGAGCTGTTTTCTTTCCCTGCTCCAGCgaatgaaaataaataatatcTGCAATTATCGCAGGGCTTCTATCTGTCTTGTTGATGTCACAGCTAATAAGGTTCTAATGATATGAGAATGACTATACATGAGATCAACTTGCATACACTGGAGACAGTAAGTGCAAACTGATCTCaagcagggggaccagtgcactacgaatgctgaatcctcccacaaccaaagggcttggatttggttgtttctgagatgggcgtccttagtttccattatcgccgaaaatcagaaacgaccaagtctagggacgaccatctctagggatgacctaaatgtcaagattcgagcgtccccgaccatattatcgaaacaaaagatggacgccctcacattttgtgaggatgtcctcagcaaaacttgagcGTCCatatcgattatgcccctccacatgactttTATAatcaatattttctatttttgctatTATTTAAATAGGAAGAGAGAGCTTCAGTAATTAATTGCTCATTATAGCTCGACTACCGCTGCTAAAACACCCAAAGCAGCTACATTTGTAGCTCATGGTCTCAAAACAACAGCAAATTAAATTATATCATCGATCTCTGATCCAAACAGTGCAACGTATgaactgagggctccttttacaaagttgaacTACCACAACGAAGCACATAGGAACAAAATGGGCTTTGTCACGTATGCCGCACCAAACTTGCTAGCACGACTTTATAAAAGGAGGCTTTAGTGTCCATCAACTCATGTTTGGTCAGAAAGGTTCCATAATATTTGCCCATATAAAACTACTCATCGGTGCTTACAGTTCAAAACAAATGCTAGGGCTTATCTGCTGAGTGGAATCAAGCGGTTCCAGGATAGAACCAGTCCAATGAGGTGCTCCGTTTCGGAATCTGTTTCAGGGACTTTGCAATGCTTTCTAGTTTCAGAGGCAAGTTCATGTTTTCAATGGGATTTTTCTCCTTTACAGACCATCCTGGGGGTTGCCCTTATGACAACGTACGATGCATTCAATCATACCCTCCTATGTGTTCTGGGGACGTCGAATGCGCACCAAATGCAAAGTGTTGTTATTCCAAGTGTAAAATGCAATGCGTCGCAGCAATTTTTGGTAAGAGTATAATGCTGTAGATCCAGCCATAGCAAAGACTGAAACAAACAAGGGATGATTTCAAGCTGCTCGCTCTGGTTGAAAGCTCCTGGGTACTTTTTACCTGTGGTTATCACAGTTCTCCAAGGGAAAGTTACACatttactttcactttgaaaaacaGTTCCAGATACAAGGAACCTGCAGAAACTTCCCTCTGCTTCTTGTGTGGGTAGAATTTTCCTGGGGATGAAGAAGCACACATGAAGATTTGGAAACACACCCCATCCTCTGGTGCACAAATTTCCCAATGCAGAATGTGTGCAACTAAATtggttaacgagccaattagcgctaatgtttgggtgctagcaatcaattattagtgttaattggcTGTATTTTGGAACTACACATACAATATTCTCTAAAGATCTGCCAATAAGTCTTATATTGCACAActcaaaggggatgtggccatgggagggtcaggagTGTTCACTAAAGAAGCACAAAGTATTAGTGAATACCAGGGATTCGAGCCTAATTTACATGCCAGGATTCACTCCAAGTTTCAGTTGGCGTAAagcctcatgcccaaagtttagTGTAGAAGGCAgctctaaacactattctataagtggcatgaAACACATGCGGAGTTTTTTGCACTTTTCTGATCTAGTCCCATGTGTGTTTGTTCTTTCACAGTCCCTCCAGGTGTATTGAGGAGGGGACAGCTTGCAGGCAGCTGATTTAAGTATCTAAGATATTCAGTTCTGGGTGCACAGACTTTATTCATTTTGGCACATTATCCCCCAGATGCTATAGTCAcccaaatttttttatttattcatttaaattttgttcacacctttttcagtagtagctcaaggtgagttacattcaggtacctgaggcaatggaaggttaagtgacttgcccaagatcacaaggagcagcagtgggatttgaactggccacctcttgaTTGCAAGagtggtgctttaaccactaggccactcctccactccaaacctGGATGTGGATTTAAGATGCATATGCAAACTAATTGGTTAATGAACCATTAACTATcaattaattgatgttaattattgatgttaattggcatcaattaggatttgtgtgcacatctgccTGCGCTTTATTCAGGTTTAtactttcaggggcccttttactaagacgtggtaGGGCTTACGCCAAATTGAAACTACTtccggtaattttgaagttggcagggctgttcctggtggtaatcgtcagGGCAGCCATATTGGTGCATACTGCGTGGTTACCGTgcaggtagcgcatgagcccttaccactaattcAACAAGTGACGGTAAGGACTTAGGCAATAAATAGCCACGCACTACCTTTAATTCTAGCGCACGGACATTTACTGCCTCcattaaaaaatgcccttttacccAGCCTCAGTAAAAAAACACGCACTTGAACTACCGCAGgtctctttttaccgcagtttagtaaaagggcccctcagagcaGATTACATAATAAAATCTATAACAACCAAGGGCCTAAATCCCATAATGTCTatttcaaaaggggcgtggccaaggGAAGAGCAAGGGCGTGCCAATCATTTAGGCTCTTCAGTTATCAATGAAcatgtaaaaaatgttttcaaaaatttgtttttaattcatttttgatATGGACGTGAAATTGTTTGTTTGTGCTGTTGGTTCTTTTCTATTTGCTGTATGACGTTAACCTTCAGCATTGGTTCGATATTTTGTCCCCAGCACATCCTAtttaataatcctatataatcctatatcctatataataatttgcacctctgtctggctgcctggattCCTAACA
Coding sequences:
- the LOC115476931 gene encoding WAP four-disulfide core domain protein 12-like isoform X2, encoding MKTIGSIVFLSVLLAFCTELGSASFPGINHPGGCPYDNVRCIQSYPPMCSGDVECAPNAKCCYSKCKMQCVAAIFD